From the genome of Xyrauchen texanus isolate HMW12.3.18 chromosome 22, RBS_HiC_50CHRs, whole genome shotgun sequence, one region includes:
- the LOC127662521 gene encoding glucosamine 6-phosphate N-acetyltransferase-like, whose amino-acid sequence MSPASGMLLDETPLFDPSLLTELDWSRNTVHFSPPISPSLPGEGLVLRPLCTADLDRGFYKVLSQLTVAGDVTEEQFKANFEHMKRSGDYYVIVVEDTNLGQIVATATLIIEHKFIHACAKRGRVEEVVVSDVCRGKQLGKLLVSTLTLLSKKLQCYKVTLECAPKNVEFYKKFGYSASDETYMQCRFFESNRT is encoded by the exons ATGTCACC GGCCTCAGGAATGTTGCTTGATGAGACCCCACTGTTCGATCCATCTCTCCTCACAGAGCTGGACTGGAGTAGAAACACTGTCCACTTCTCACCCCCAATTTCCCCCTCTCTGCCTGGGGAGGGTCTGGTCCTTCGCCCTCTCTGTACTGCTGACCTAGACAGAG GCTTCTATAAGGTCTTATCACAGCTCACAGTAGCAGGGGATGTCACAGAGGAACAGTTTAAAG CAAATTTTGAACATATGAAGAGAAGTGGAGACTATTATGTCATTGTGGTGGAAGACACAAATCTTGGACAAATTGTTGCCACCGCAACACTTATCATAGAACACAAATTCATCCACGCTTGTGCAAAG AGGGGGCGTGTGGAGGAAGTCGTTGTGAGCGATGTATGCAGAGGGAAGCAACTCGGAAAACT gtTGGTTTCAACATTGACTCTCCTCAGCAAAAAGTTGCAGTGCTACAAAGTAACGCTGGAGTGTGCACCGAAAAACGTGGAATTCTATAAGAAGTTTGGCTATTCTGCATCAGACGAAACTTACATGCAGTGCCGGTTCTTTGAATCGAACAGGACATAG